One Pseudomonas sp. HOU2 genomic window carries:
- a CDS encoding transposase → MTILTSQTVVGIDIAKAEIVVYRADLETIEAVKNDRAALKRWLKTLPAQSAIAVEATNIYHLETVDLAHAMGHQVYVVDAYRVSHYRRGVGQRAKNDPCDARVLARYLTNEQSKLRLWNPPPKAYTVLKSLLHRRATLIQNHTGLMLSWADEPLLKKERTAQQKAFERSDKVIQNLLRKVSKEAGIDDNIGRCKAIEGVGELTATGLATTYMRGDFANSDAFIAFLGMDLTVDDSGKKNGPRFLSKKGDPEIRRLAYNAAMAACRSTKWKPFYESYLARGFSKTQALVALARKLCRVAFTLMKNQGEYRSV, encoded by the coding sequence ATGACAATCCTTACTTCGCAGACGGTTGTTGGTATCGATATCGCCAAGGCCGAAATCGTTGTCTATCGCGCCGACCTGGAAACCATTGAAGCGGTCAAGAATGATCGTGCCGCCCTCAAACGTTGGCTCAAAACTCTGCCCGCGCAAAGCGCTATCGCTGTCGAAGCCACCAATATCTACCATTTGGAGACTGTTGATCTGGCTCATGCGATGGGACATCAGGTCTATGTGGTGGATGCTTATCGAGTCAGCCACTATCGTCGCGGTGTCGGTCAGCGAGCCAAAAATGATCCCTGCGATGCACGCGTGCTCGCACGCTATCTGACGAATGAACAAAGCAAACTGCGGCTTTGGAACCCGCCTCCTAAAGCCTACACCGTACTGAAAAGCTTGCTGCACAGACGCGCGACGCTGATTCAGAACCATACGGGTCTGATGTTGAGCTGGGCCGATGAACCCTTGCTGAAGAAAGAACGTACGGCTCAGCAAAAGGCATTCGAGCGATCCGACAAGGTCATTCAAAACCTGCTGCGCAAAGTCAGCAAAGAGGCCGGTATTGATGACAATATTGGCCGCTGCAAAGCAATCGAGGGCGTGGGAGAGTTGACTGCGACTGGGTTGGCAACGACCTATATGCGCGGTGACTTTGCCAACAGCGACGCGTTCATCGCGTTTTTGGGTATGGATCTGACGGTGGACGATTCGGGGAAAAAGAACGGCCCGAGGTTCCTGAGCAAAAAAGGAGATCCGGAGATCCGTCGATTAGCCTACAACGCCGCAATGGCGGCGTGTCGCTCAACCAAGTGGAAGCCTTTTTACGAGTCTTACCTGGCCAGAGGCTTCTCGAAAACACAGGCATTGGTAGCTCTTGCTCGCAAGCTCTGCCGAGTGGCATTCACCCTGATGAAGAATCAGGGCGAATACCGATCAGTTTGA
- a CDS encoding MFS transporter has translation MNDTQLTSALTQPVDTHHRLPLGALLALATAGFITVLTEAMPAGLLPQMSAGLNVSQALIGQLVTLYAIGSMLAAIPLTIVTRSWRRRPLLLSAIGGFAIANSITALSEWYWLTLIARLLAGVFAGLLWALLAGYASRMVAPHLQGRAITVAMLGAPLALSLGIPAGTLLGTLVGWRLSFAVMTALTLLLVIWVRWQVPDFAGEHAGKRLPLRQVFTLPGVRSVLFVTLSYVVAHNLLYTYIAPFLQPSGLGGNIDRVLLVFGLASVLSLWIVGSLIDRWLRELVLISTLLFMLAAVALGLWRESPAVVYTAVAVWGLAFGAMPSLLQTASAKTAAEAADTAQSMLVTLWNVGIAGGGLAGGLLLGNLGVGAFPWIVVGLLVLTLYTALRARGHGFAGVR, from the coding sequence ATGAACGATACACAACTGACCTCGGCCCTCACCCAGCCAGTCGACACCCACCACCGATTACCCCTCGGCGCCTTGCTGGCCCTGGCCACCGCTGGCTTCATCACGGTGCTGACCGAAGCCATGCCCGCCGGCCTGCTGCCACAAATGAGCGCAGGGCTGAATGTCTCCCAGGCACTGATCGGACAGCTGGTAACGCTGTACGCGATTGGCTCGATGCTCGCAGCCATCCCGCTGACCATCGTCACCCGCAGCTGGCGTCGCCGGCCATTGCTGCTGTCAGCCATCGGCGGCTTCGCCATCGCCAACAGCATCACCGCCCTGTCGGAGTGGTACTGGCTGACCTTGATCGCACGCTTGCTCGCCGGGGTATTTGCCGGGCTGCTGTGGGCGTTGCTGGCAGGCTACGCCAGCCGCATGGTCGCGCCACACCTGCAAGGCCGCGCGATCACCGTCGCCATGCTCGGCGCACCGCTCGCCCTGTCGCTGGGCATCCCGGCCGGCACGCTACTCGGCACCCTGGTGGGCTGGCGCCTGAGCTTCGCGGTCATGACCGCACTGACGCTGCTGCTGGTGATCTGGGTGCGCTGGCAAGTACCGGACTTTGCCGGAGAACACGCAGGAAAGCGCCTGCCCCTGCGTCAGGTCTTTACCCTGCCCGGGGTGCGATCGGTGCTGTTCGTGACCCTGTCCTACGTGGTCGCCCACAATCTGCTGTACACCTACATCGCCCCGTTCCTGCAACCGTCTGGACTTGGCGGCAATATCGACCGAGTGCTGCTGGTGTTCGGCCTGGCCTCGGTGCTGAGCCTGTGGATCGTCGGCAGCCTGATCGACCGCTGGCTGCGCGAGCTGGTGCTGATCAGCACCCTGCTGTTCATGCTTGCGGCCGTCGCCCTGGGCCTGTGGCGAGAATCGCCGGCCGTGGTGTATACCGCTGTCGCCGTGTGGGGCCTGGCGTTCGGCGCAATGCCCTCGCTGCTGCAAACCGCCTCAGCGAAAACCGCCGCAGAAGCTGCCGATACTGCGCAGTCGATGCTGGTGACCCTGTGGAATGTCGGGATTGCCGGGGGCGGCTTGGCGGGTGGTTTGCTGCTGGGGAATTTGGGAGTTGGGGCCTTTCCGTGGATTGTTGTGGGATTGCTGGTTCTGACTTTATATACGGCGCTCAGGGCGCGGGGTCATGGGTTTGCGGGGGTGAGGTGA
- a CDS encoding LysR family transcriptional regulator, with amino-acid sequence MDSLGSISVFVQVAETRSFTEAGRLQGVSSSAVGKSIARLEARLGVRLFHRTTRSITLTSEGALFLARCRKILAEVEAAEFELCNSASQPHGKLRISLPQVHGLVMPVMNEFMALYPQIELDLDLTDRMVDVVEEGFDAVIRTGQPRDSRLMARPLGEFHMVLVASPLYLQQHGVPQIPADLAEHACLRHTFHATGKLEPWPLTGEEGAPEPSLPTRLVTTSIEAVHHAALAGMGIACLPDFMTHEDGAQGRLQRVLDAHMKHTGQFWVLWPSSRHATAKLRVFIDHLSLRLFPANKGQ; translated from the coding sequence ATGGACAGTCTGGGCAGTATTTCGGTGTTTGTGCAGGTCGCCGAGACTCGCAGTTTTACCGAGGCGGGGCGGTTGCAGGGCGTTTCGTCATCGGCGGTGGGCAAAAGCATTGCCCGGCTGGAGGCGCGACTCGGCGTGCGGCTGTTTCATCGCACCACCCGCAGCATCACCCTGACCAGCGAGGGCGCGCTGTTCCTCGCACGCTGTCGCAAGATTCTTGCCGAGGTGGAAGCCGCCGAGTTCGAACTCTGCAATTCCGCCTCGCAGCCCCATGGCAAACTGCGCATCAGCCTGCCTCAAGTACATGGCCTGGTGATGCCGGTGATGAATGAGTTCATGGCGCTGTACCCGCAGATCGAACTGGATCTGGACCTGACCGATCGCATGGTCGACGTGGTGGAGGAGGGCTTCGATGCGGTGATTCGTACCGGTCAACCACGAGATTCACGGCTGATGGCGCGGCCTTTGGGCGAGTTTCACATGGTGCTCGTGGCGAGCCCGCTGTATCTGCAACAGCACGGCGTGCCGCAAATTCCCGCCGATCTGGCGGAGCACGCCTGCTTGCGGCACACCTTTCATGCCACTGGCAAGCTGGAGCCATGGCCATTGACTGGCGAGGAGGGCGCGCCGGAGCCGAGCTTGCCGACGCGGCTGGTTACCACTTCTATCGAAGCCGTCCATCATGCGGCGCTGGCAGGGATGGGTATCGCCTGCCTGCCGGATTTCATGACCCATGAGGATGGGGCGCAGGGGCGCTTGCAGCGTGTGCTGGATGCGCATATGAAACACACCGGTCAGTTCTGGGTGTTGTGGCCCTCCAGCCGCCATGCCACCGCCAAATTGCGCGTCTTCATCGATCACTTGTCGCTGCGACTTTTTCCGGCAAACAAGGGTCAATAG
- a CDS encoding DUF2242 domain-containing protein, with protein sequence MLISTPMRVVGLALLLTAVAGCSKDKPIYEHENFDDSGTFSRNYPVADTASCEAARRALLSQGYIITSSDPKLISGHKSFQQTGETHMEISFNVVCTEDGSSKHHATVFANALQDRYALKKTNNSASLGVGVLGSVSMPIGSSDDSMVKVASETVTSQKFYERFFTLVELFLPADAKKAAHIEEKPKTDLGVPEPKPAAAAPATPAPAVEATPAPPPAGIVEPAQTTTPAAPAATPAPAPVAPTPTGSEPVVPPAESAPITPAPSAEPAPASETITPPANPSNIPPPSEPIPAMQ encoded by the coding sequence ATGTTGATTTCAACTCCCATGCGTGTCGTTGGGTTGGCGCTGTTGTTGACCGCTGTTGCTGGCTGTTCGAAGGATAAGCCGATCTATGAGCATGAGAACTTCGATGATTCCGGCACGTTCTCGCGCAATTATCCGGTGGCTGACACCGCGAGTTGCGAGGCGGCCCGTCGTGCGTTGCTCAGCCAGGGCTACATCATCACCAGCAGTGACCCGAAACTCATCAGTGGCCACAAAAGCTTCCAGCAAACCGGTGAAACCCACATGGAGATCAGCTTCAATGTGGTGTGTACCGAAGACGGCAGCTCCAAGCACCATGCCACGGTGTTCGCCAACGCCCTGCAGGATCGCTATGCGCTGAAGAAGACCAACAACTCCGCCAGCCTCGGGGTCGGCGTATTGGGTTCGGTGTCGATGCCGATCGGCTCTTCCGACGATTCAATGGTCAAGGTGGCCAGTGAGACCGTGACCTCGCAGAAGTTCTACGAGCGATTCTTCACCCTGGTTGAGTTGTTCCTGCCAGCCGATGCGAAGAAAGCTGCGCACATCGAAGAAAAACCCAAGACCGATCTCGGTGTGCCTGAGCCGAAGCCTGCCGCTGCGGCGCCGGCAACACCTGCCCCGGCGGTAGAGGCAACGCCTGCGCCGCCGCCAGCCGGGATTGTCGAGCCAGCCCAGACCACGACGCCGGCAGCCCCGGCAGCGACCCCGGCGCCGGCCCCGGTTGCACCGACGCCAACGGGTTCCGAACCCGTGGTGCCGCCTGCGGAGTCTGCGCCGATCACCCCGGCACCGAGTGCTGAACCAGCACCGGCCAGCGAAACGATCACGCCGCCGGCCAACCCGAGCAATATCCCGCCACCGTCCGAGCCGATTCCGGCAATGCAGTAA
- a CDS encoding AraC family transcriptional regulator — MKPLPMRLGDLSVGFVHSLADAVRSHGADPQPLLEQYGLDAARLAEAGARLSIPRYMRLGHSAIQLTGDPALGLRMGQLSRLSQAGLAGVTAAQAPTVREAARCLIRFEPLYGSNYRGQSSFHEDAHGAWLRFYSISPYNAYNRFVVDSIIAGWLHQLSSVGREPLRAERIEIEFDEPDYRDAYSAMGDCPIQFGAERNQLRLSLNSLALRNPEHCPSTWRHLLQLCERELEQLTRTRSLRERITQLLGPLLNGGREPDLEEVAARLKLPTWTLRRKLAEEGTQFRAILNDTRRDLAMTYIRDTELAFGEIAYLLGFASAEAFQRAFKRWSGQTPGEFRRSHRKTA; from the coding sequence ATGAAGCCGCTGCCGATGCGCCTGGGGGATCTGTCGGTAGGTTTCGTGCACAGCCTCGCTGATGCCGTGCGCAGCCATGGTGCCGATCCGCAACCGCTGCTGGAACAATATGGTCTGGATGCCGCGCGACTGGCCGAGGCCGGCGCGCGGCTGTCGATCCCGCGCTACATGCGTCTGGGGCACAGCGCGATTCAGTTGACCGGCGATCCGGCGCTGGGCCTGCGCATGGGCCAGCTCAGCCGCTTGAGTCAGGCCGGGCTCGCCGGGGTCACTGCCGCGCAGGCGCCGACCGTGCGCGAGGCCGCCCGTTGTCTGATCCGCTTCGAGCCGCTGTACGGCTCCAACTATCGCGGGCAGTCGAGTTTTCACGAAGACGCTCATGGCGCGTGGCTGCGCTTCTATTCGATCAGCCCGTACAACGCCTATAACCGTTTTGTAGTTGATTCAATCATCGCCGGCTGGCTGCATCAGCTGTCCAGCGTCGGGCGCGAGCCACTGCGGGCCGAACGCATCGAGATCGAATTTGATGAGCCGGACTATCGCGACGCCTACAGTGCAATGGGCGACTGTCCAATCCAGTTCGGCGCTGAGCGCAATCAATTGCGCCTGAGCCTGAACAGCCTTGCGCTGCGCAACCCCGAGCACTGCCCGAGTACCTGGCGGCACCTGCTGCAATTGTGTGAACGGGAACTGGAGCAATTGACCCGCACCCGCAGCCTGCGCGAACGCATCACTCAACTGTTGGGGCCGTTGCTCAATGGTGGTCGGGAACCCGACCTGGAAGAAGTGGCGGCACGCCTGAAGCTGCCGACCTGGACCTTGCGCCGCAAACTGGCCGAAGAAGGCACGCAGTTTCGCGCGATCCTCAACGACACCCGCCGTGATCTGGCAATGACCTACATCCGCGACACCGAACTGGCGTTCGGCGAAATCGCCTACCTGCTGGGCTTTGCTTCAGCCGAGGCGTTTCAACGCGCCTTCAAGCGCTGGAGCGGCCAGACCCCCGGCGAGTTTCGCCGCAGTCACCGTAAAACCGCCTGA
- a CDS encoding nitrilase-related carbon-nitrogen hydrolase, whose amino-acid sequence MRKLLYLFFSMAIVAALTTYAMWAADRPAGHYLSDLRIKLAVDQGTPADRGNLLGIQPELFPTDYQSPERLHRKLAAYLQQAQDQGLLNEKTVVVLPEHVGTWLMISGEKDELYQAPTLVEAMNWLAASNPLLFARAWLTAKGENRLDDAHLRMKSKAMAKDYQALFGGLAKEFHVTLVAGSIVLPEPSIRDGQLKPGSGALFNSSVVFGRDGLPLGQPQRQMHPIFEQRDVIGSEDEHAINVVETPAGRLGVLIGSDSWYPDNYRRLDEQGAQLVAVPAFVVGHDTWNQPWAGYKGSSTPGSVSLKPGEISEGQAWHRLTLTAQPPSSRAIAGMSVFLRGQFWDKPGSGQSFLSSNGQQFADGEARGARLLNIWL is encoded by the coding sequence ATGCGCAAACTTCTGTATCTGTTTTTCTCCATGGCCATCGTTGCCGCCCTGACCACCTACGCCATGTGGGCGGCGGACCGGCCGGCGGGGCATTACCTGTCGGATCTGCGCATCAAACTGGCGGTCGATCAGGGCACGCCCGCCGACCGTGGCAATCTGCTGGGCATCCAGCCGGAACTGTTCCCCACCGACTACCAAAGTCCCGAGCGCCTGCACCGCAAACTCGCGGCCTATCTGCAGCAGGCACAGGATCAGGGGCTGCTGAACGAAAAAACCGTGGTTGTGCTGCCCGAGCATGTCGGTACCTGGCTGATGATCAGCGGCGAGAAAGACGAGCTCTACCAGGCGCCGACCTTGGTCGAAGCGATGAACTGGCTGGCGGCGAGCAATCCGTTGCTGTTCGCCCGCGCCTGGCTCACCGCCAAGGGCGAAAATCGCCTCGACGACGCGCACCTGCGCATGAAGTCCAAAGCCATGGCCAAGGATTACCAGGCGTTATTCGGTGGTCTGGCCAAGGAATTCCACGTGACCCTGGTGGCCGGCTCCATCGTCCTGCCCGAACCGAGTATTCGTGATGGACAGCTCAAGCCCGGCAGCGGTGCGCTGTTCAACAGCAGCGTGGTATTCGGTCGTGATGGCTTGCCGCTGGGCCAGCCCCAGCGGCAGATGCACCCGATCTTCGAACAACGTGACGTGATCGGAAGCGAAGACGAGCACGCGATCAACGTGGTCGAGACCCCGGCCGGGCGTCTGGGTGTGCTGATCGGCAGCGACAGCTGGTACCCGGACAACTATCGCCGACTCGACGAGCAAGGCGCGCAACTGGTGGCGGTGCCGGCCTTCGTCGTCGGTCACGACACCTGGAATCAGCCGTGGGCCGGCTACAAGGGTTCGAGTACACCGGGGTCGGTCAGCCTCAAGCCTGGGGAAATCAGTGAAGGTCAGGCCTGGCATCGCCTGACACTGACCGCGCAACCGCCGAGCAGCCGTGCGATCGCCGGCATGAGCGTGTTCCTGCGCGGCCAGTTCTGGGACAAGCCCGGTTCGGGGCAAAGCTTTCTCAGCAGCAATGGCCAGCAATTCGCCGATGGTGAAGCCCGTGGCGCGCGCTTGCTGAACATCTGGTTGTAA
- a CDS encoding NADPH-dependent 2,4-dienoyl-CoA reductase, giving the protein MTAAHYPHLLAPLDLGFTTLRNRTLMGSMHTGLEEKPGGFERMAAYFAERARGGVGLMVTGGIGPNDEGGVYSGAAKLTTEEEALKHRIVTRAVHEAGGKICMQILHAGRYAYSPKQVAPSAIQAPINPFKPKELDEEGIEKQISDFVTCSVLAQTAEYDGVEIMGSEGYFINQFLAAHTNHRTDRWGGSYENRMRLPVEIVRRVREAVGPNFIIIFRLSMLDLVEGGSSWEEIVTLAKAIEQAGATIINTGIGWHEARIPTIATKVPRAAFSKVTAKLRGSVNIPLITTNRINTPEIAEQILAEGDADMVSMARPFLADPEFVNKAAEGRADEINTCIGCNQACLDHTFGGKLTSCLVNPRACHETELNYLPVQQIKKIAVVGAGPAGLSAATVAAERGHQVTLFDSASEIGGQFNIAKRVPGKEEFFETLRYFKRKLQTTSVEVCLNTRVDVAKLVEGGYDEIILATGIAPRVPAIPGVDNAKVLSYLDVILERKPVGKRVAVIGAGGIGFDVSEFLVHQGVATSLDRTAFWKEWGIDTNLEARGGVAGIKAAPHAPAREVFLLQRKKTKVGDGLGKTTGWIHRTGLKNKQVQMLNSVEYLKIDDEGLHIRIGETGEPQVLAVDNIVICAGQDPLRELQEGLVAAGQNVHLIGGADVAAELDAKRAINQGSRLAAEL; this is encoded by the coding sequence ATGACCGCCGCTCATTACCCGCACCTGTTGGCCCCGCTGGACCTGGGATTCACCACGCTGCGCAACCGCACCCTGATGGGTTCGATGCACACTGGCCTCGAAGAAAAACCGGGCGGCTTCGAACGCATGGCCGCGTACTTCGCCGAGCGCGCCCGGGGTGGTGTCGGCCTGATGGTCACCGGCGGTATCGGCCCGAACGACGAGGGCGGCGTGTACTCCGGCGCAGCCAAGCTGACCACCGAGGAAGAAGCGCTCAAGCACCGCATCGTCACTCGCGCGGTGCATGAGGCGGGCGGCAAGATCTGCATGCAGATTCTCCACGCCGGGCGTTATGCCTACAGCCCGAAACAGGTCGCGCCGAGTGCGATTCAGGCGCCGATCAACCCGTTCAAGCCCAAAGAGCTGGATGAGGAAGGCATCGAGAAGCAGATCAGCGATTTCGTCACCTGCTCGGTACTGGCGCAAACCGCCGAGTACGACGGCGTGGAAATCATGGGCTCGGAAGGTTATTTCATTAACCAGTTCCTCGCCGCGCACACCAACCACCGCACCGACCGCTGGGGCGGCAGTTACGAAAACCGCATGCGCCTGCCGGTGGAAATCGTCCGCCGCGTACGTGAAGCGGTCGGCCCGAATTTCATCATCATCTTCCGTTTGTCGATGCTCGATCTGGTCGAGGGTGGCAGCAGCTGGGAAGAGATCGTGACCCTGGCCAAAGCCATCGAGCAGGCCGGCGCGACCATCATCAACACCGGTATCGGCTGGCACGAAGCGCGGATCCCGACCATCGCCACCAAAGTGCCGCGCGCGGCATTCAGCAAGGTCACCGCCAAGCTGCGTGGTTCGGTGAACATTCCGCTGATCACCACCAACCGCATCAACACCCCGGAAATCGCTGAGCAGATCCTCGCCGAAGGCGATGCCGACATGGTCTCGATGGCGCGGCCGTTCCTCGCCGATCCGGAATTCGTCAACAAAGCTGCAGAAGGCCGTGCCGACGAAATCAACACCTGCATCGGTTGCAACCAGGCGTGCCTCGATCACACCTTCGGCGGCAAGCTCACCAGTTGCCTGGTCAACCCGCGTGCCTGCCATGAAACCGAGCTCAACTATTTGCCGGTGCAGCAGATCAAGAAAATCGCTGTGGTCGGTGCCGGTCCTGCCGGTCTGTCCGCCGCGACCGTGGCCGCCGAGCGCGGTCATCAGGTGACGTTGTTCGATTCGGCCAGCGAGATTGGTGGCCAGTTCAACATCGCCAAGCGTGTGCCGGGCAAGGAAGAATTCTTCGAAACCCTGCGCTACTTCAAGCGCAAGCTGCAGACCACGAGTGTCGAGGTGTGCCTGAACACTCGTGTCGATGTGGCGAAACTGGTCGAGGGCGGCTACGACGAAATCATCCTCGCCACCGGCATCGCGCCGCGAGTGCCGGCGATTCCGGGCGTAGACAACGCCAAAGTGCTGAGCTACCTGGACGTGATCCTCGAGCGCAAGCCGGTGGGCAAGCGCGTTGCCGTGATCGGCGCCGGCGGTATCGGTTTCGACGTTTCCGAGTTCCTCGTGCACCAAGGCGTGGCCACCAGTCTGGATCGCACCGCGTTCTGGAAAGAGTGGGGCATCGACACGAATCTGGAAGCCCGTGGGGGCGTGGCCGGGATCAAAGCCGCGCCGCACGCACCGGCTCGCGAAGTGTTCCTGTTGCAGCGCAAGAAAACCAAGGTCGGCGATGGTCTGGGCAAGACCACTGGCTGGATTCACCGCACCGGTCTGAAGAACAAGCAGGTGCAGATGCTCAACAGCGTCGAATACCTGAAAATCGACGATGAAGGCCTGCACATCCGCATCGGCGAGACCGGCGAGCCGCAAGTGCTGGCGGTGGACAACATCGTGATCTGCGCCGGACAGGATCCACTGCGCGAGCTGCAGGAAGGTCTGGTGGCAGCGGGACAGAACGTGCACCTGATCGGCGGCGCCGATGTGGCGGCGGAGCTGGATGCCAAGCGCGCGATCAACCAGGGCTCGCGTCTCGCCGCTGAACTTTAA
- a CDS encoding 1-aminocyclopropane-1-carboxylate deaminase yields the protein MLLPPANWLPQAPLEWLQLDWLTIAGIEVAILRLDQIDPLISGNKWFKLTEHLKAADRAGAQGIISLGGAHSNHLHALAAAGKRLGFETVGLLRGHPQQTPTVADLQAFGMHLHWLGYGGYRARHEPGFWEPWQAQFPNLHAVPEGGGGLAGALGCKVLKQQVSSQLSTLGWSDYHGWWLACGTGTTLAGLVLAEAGAHPVYGALAVPEDHGVAPQVAAIMQEAGVAAAGYELLDASRGGFAKVDEQLLEFIEITERGSGIPLEPLYTGKALLALKERIEAGGFESGTRLIFVHTGGLQGRRGFISCS from the coding sequence ATGCTTCTTCCTCCCGCCAACTGGCTACCCCAAGCCCCCCTCGAATGGCTGCAACTCGACTGGCTCACCATCGCCGGAATCGAGGTCGCCATCCTGCGCCTCGACCAGATCGACCCGCTGATCAGCGGCAACAAATGGTTCAAACTCACCGAACACCTCAAAGCTGCCGACCGCGCCGGCGCGCAGGGCATCATCAGCCTTGGTGGCGCGCATTCCAATCATCTGCATGCGCTGGCGGCGGCTGGCAAGCGTCTGGGTTTCGAAACCGTTGGGCTGTTGCGTGGCCATCCACAGCAAACGCCGACGGTTGCCGATCTGCAGGCGTTCGGCATGCACCTGCACTGGCTCGGTTACGGCGGCTATCGGGCGCGGCATGAGCCCGGGTTCTGGGAGCCTTGGCAGGCGCAGTTCCCGAATCTGCACGCAGTGCCAGAGGGTGGCGGCGGATTGGCCGGTGCGCTGGGCTGCAAGGTGCTAAAGCAACAGGTGAGTTCGCAACTGAGCACGCTGGGCTGGAGCGATTACCACGGCTGGTGGCTGGCGTGCGGCACCGGGACGACCCTGGCAGGGTTGGTGCTCGCCGAGGCGGGTGCGCATCCGGTGTACGGCGCTCTGGCGGTGCCGGAGGATCATGGCGTGGCGCCGCAGGTGGCGGCGATTATGCAGGAGGCCGGTGTCGCTGCTGCCGGCTACGAGCTGCTCGACGCCAGCCGCGGTGGCTTCGCCAAGGTTGATGAGCAGTTGCTTGAATTCATCGAGATTACTGAACGCGGGAGCGGCATACCGCTGGAGCCGTTGTATACCGGCAAGGCGTTGTTGGCGCTCAAGGAGCGGATCGAAGCGGGCGGATTCGAGTCAGGCACCCGGCTGATCTTTGTGCACACGGGCGGTTTGCAGGGGCGGAGAGGATTCATCTCCTGCAGTTGA
- a CDS encoding cytochrome b → MPWTSSESRYSTVSVLLHWLMLLLLILVYASMELRGIFPKGSGGRTLIREVHYMLGLTVFVLVWFRLVARSIGPAPKIFPASPQWQTLLARVMHWLLYLFMISMPILGWLITSAEGHQVMFYGFDLPLLVHEDKAFAKQVEHWHVLIGNTGYWLIGLHALAGLYHHYVVGDNTLLRMMPKRG, encoded by the coding sequence ATGCCGTGGACAAGTTCCGAATCCCGCTACAGCACTGTATCCGTGCTGTTGCACTGGCTGATGCTGCTTCTGTTGATCCTGGTGTACGCCAGCATGGAGCTTCGGGGGATCTTTCCAAAGGGCAGTGGCGGCCGCACGCTGATCCGCGAAGTGCATTACATGCTCGGCCTGACCGTGTTCGTGCTGGTGTGGTTTCGCCTGGTAGCGCGCAGCATCGGCCCGGCACCGAAAATCTTCCCGGCCTCGCCGCAATGGCAAACCCTGCTGGCGCGGGTGATGCACTGGTTGTTGTACCTGTTCATGATCAGCATGCCGATCCTTGGCTGGCTGATCACCAGTGCCGAGGGGCATCAGGTGATGTTCTACGGTTTCGATCTGCCACTGCTGGTTCATGAAGACAAGGCTTTCGCCAAGCAGGTGGAGCACTGGCACGTGTTGATCGGCAATACCGGCTACTGGCTGATCGGCCTGCATGCGCTGGCGGGGCTGTATCACCATTATGTGGTGGGCGATAACACCTTGTTGCGGATGATGCCCAAGCGCGGTTGA
- the phnX gene encoding phosphonoacetaldehyde hydrolase, whose amino-acid sequence MNYVNPSKLQAAILDWAGTVVDFGSFAPTQIFVEAFAEFDVQVSIEEARGPMGMGKWDHIRTLCDQPQVAERYRKAFGRTPTDDDVTAIYNRFMPLQIEKIAEHSALIPGALETIANLRQQGIKIGSCSGYPKQVMDKVVALAATNGYVADHVVATDEVPNGRPWPAQALANVIALGIDDVGACVKIDDTVPGILEGRRAGMWTVALICSGNALGLDYAGYRALGSDELASERKRIHALFADSRPHYMIDTISDLPEVIADINKRLANGEMPQSS is encoded by the coding sequence ATGAACTACGTAAACCCAAGCAAACTGCAAGCCGCCATCCTCGACTGGGCCGGCACCGTGGTCGATTTCGGCTCGTTCGCGCCGACGCAGATTTTCGTCGAAGCCTTCGCCGAATTCGACGTTCAGGTCTCCATCGAAGAAGCCCGTGGCCCGATGGGCATGGGCAAGTGGGACCACATCCGCACCCTGTGCGATCAGCCGCAAGTCGCCGAGCGTTATCGCAAAGCCTTCGGCCGCACCCCGACCGATGACGACGTGACCGCGATCTACAACCGCTTCATGCCGCTGCAGATCGAGAAGATCGCCGAGCACTCGGCGCTGATTCCCGGCGCCCTGGAAACCATCGCCAACCTACGTCAGCAAGGGATCAAGATCGGTTCCTGCTCCGGCTACCCGAAACAGGTGATGGACAAGGTCGTGGCCCTCGCTGCCACTAATGGCTACGTCGCCGACCACGTGGTCGCCACCGACGAAGTGCCGAACGGTCGCCCATGGCCGGCTCAGGCCCTGGCCAACGTGATTGCGCTGGGCATCGACGACGTAGGCGCCTGCGTGAAGATCGATGACACCGTGCCGGGCATCCTCGAAGGCCGTCGCGCCGGGATGTGGACCGTGGCGCTGATCTGCTCGGGCAACGCGCTGGGCCTGGACTACGCCGGCTATCGTGCGCTGGGCAGCGACGAACTGGCCAGCGAACGCAAACGCATCCATGCGCTGTTCGCCGACTCACGCCCGCACTACATGATCGACACCATCAGCGATCTGCCGGAAGTGATTGCCGACATCAACAAGCGTCTGGCCAACGGCGAGATGCCGCAATCGAGCTGA